One Ficedula albicollis isolate OC2 chromosome Z, FicAlb1.5, whole genome shotgun sequence DNA window includes the following coding sequences:
- the CETN3 gene encoding centrin-3, translated as MGIQAGKILTRNELSADKTKKKKRRELTEEQKQEIKDAFELFDTDKDRAINYHELKVAMRALGFDVKKADVLKILKDYDRESTGKITFEDFNEVVTDWILDRDPQEEILKAFKLFDDDDSGKISLRNLRRVARELGENMSDEELRAMIEEFDKDGDGEINQEEFIAIMTGDI; from the exons atgggaatACAGGCTGGGAAAATATTGACTAG GAATGAGCTCTCAGCAGATaaaactaaaaagaagaaaagacgAGAACTGACTGAGGAACAGAAGCAAGAAATTAAAGATGCCTTTGAATTGTTTGATACAGACAAGGATAGGGCAATAAATTATCATGAATTAAAG GTGGCAATGAGAGCCTTGGGTTTTGATGTGAAAAAAGCTGATGTCCTGAAAATACTTAAAGATTATGATCGAGAATCAACAGGCAAGATTACCTTTGAAGATTTTAATGAAGTTG TAACAGACTGGATATTGGACAGAGACCCACAAGAAGAAATACTCAAGGCATTCAAATTGTTTGACGATGATGACTCTGGTAAAATAAGTCTGAGAAACCTGCGCCGTGTTGCTAGAGAATTGGGTGAAAATATGTCTGATGAAGAACTACGGGCTATGATTGAAGAATTTGATaaggatggagatggagaaa tcaaTCAAGAAGAATTTATTGCTATTATGACTGGAGATATTTAG